The Jaculus jaculus isolate mJacJac1 chromosome 14, mJacJac1.mat.Y.cur, whole genome shotgun sequence nucleotide sequence AGGGCCAGGCATTCTCTTTCCTCCTGGGTGCCTGCAAGGGGTGAGCTCACACCTGTGGTTAGATCCTTTTCTCCATGTGCCTTTGTCTCTAAGAATGTGACCATATCTGAGAGCAGCTCTCACCCAGCTCCACTGCACTGTCCTACTGTCTGAGGCTGGGGAAGTGGGGATAAGAAACTGACCTGCAatccgagtgtggtggtgcactcctttaatcccagcactcgttggtagaggtaggaggaggatcaacgagagttcaaggccaccctgagactacattgttaattccaggtcagcctgggcaagggtgagaccctaactcaataaccaaaaaaaaaaaaaaaaaaaaaaaaaaaagatagcaagaAAGAAACTCACTTGCTAATGCGTTTGTGAAATATGGTATGTTATCCAGGGGTCAGAGAGAGAGCAATCCCACGCATATCAAGGAAGAACTCAGTATCTCAGGGTGAGACTTTCATATACTGAGAACTAATCTCCCCTGTGATCAAGGTGATCATGTCACAGGAGACTGTGATGACAGTGTCTGTTTAGGGAGATGACATCAGTCCTGAAAAACACTTCTTCCAGTCACTAACTAGAAGAAACTTCTGTGTCATGAACTCCTGTAGAGGGTTGGGATTTTCTCCTGGAGTGTTAGCATCACAGAATGTGTCCAAGGAAGGGCAGAGTTCAGAGATTGGGTTCTGATTAAGGGGAGTGTGGTTGAAAGGAAGCTGTGACTTGACTTTGTGTTCCCCAGGAGTCGGATTCCCACAGTACACTGAATGTACAAACTGCAAATTGCCCGGACCACAGATACACATGAACTTTTGACCAATAGCTTATATTACAGCAAGCAAAAAATTCcttgctgagtatggtggcacaagtatttattccaagcacttggaaggcagacttaggaggattgctgtgagtttgaggacactctgaaaCAGCAGAGTGATTTTCactctgggatagagtgagaaatAATAAATACCTAAGTAGATTCCTATAATTTTTTTATGAATATGGAAagcacttattttttaatttaaaatactttattttgatttatttattagagatgaaaggcaaagggataaagagagagggagagaaaatggcctgtagccactgccaaggatctctagatgcatgtgccaccttacacatctggcttatgagtcctggggaattgaaccaaggtcctttgctttgcaggcaagtgctttaactgataagccatcgaTCCAGCCCTGTCTgtacttttgaattttttattttttattaacaactcccatgattataaaaaataccccttgGCAAAACCTCCCTCACCCCGCTTTCCCCTTTAAagtacattctccatcatattacctactcatttcaatcagtctctcttttatttttgtcatgatcttttcctcctattcttatggtcttgtgtaggtagtatcaggcactgttaggtcatgtatattcaggccattttgtgtctgggaggagcatgtgtaaggagtcctacccttcctttggctcttacatttttttcggccacttcttctgcattagaccctgagccttgaaagttgtgatagagatattgcagtactgcaCACTCCAgatacttctttccagcaccatgatgctttcagagtcatcccaaggtcaatgctgtctgaaaagagaagattctccaccaaaagtgacattagcattaatataagggtatgagcatcaagagaagtgcttactgggcagtttgataaacatagtttatacatttaggcagatagcagcagatattatacccctagggctcatggctacacttgttttaagttttctgcaacagggatgtattccctcccatggagcaggcctccagggaAGGAACTTATTTTGAGTCATTGGTATGTGATGGTCGACACAATTGTCCTAACTAAGCACAAAGTTCCTGTGTCTGAACAGATCCTCTTCCCCTTGCACTGTTtaggctgattaaaaaaaaaaattgttttgttacttttctttatttatttgagagcgacagaagagTGAGAAattgggggaaggagagagagagagagaaaaagggagagagagagaatgggcgtgccagggcctccagccactgcaaatgaactccagacgcatgcgcccccttgtgcatctggctaacgtggatcctggagaaatgagccttgtaccaggatccttaggcttcacaggcaagtgcttaattgctaagacatctctccagcccaagctgtgttttttatttatttatttatttatttatttatttatttatttatttatttatttttttgtgatgtagggcctcactctagccctgggtgactttgaaatcactctttagtgtcagagtggcctcaaactcacagtgatcctcctacctctgcctcccgagtactgggactaaaggcattgccaccatggcctgcttagactcattttttttttttataaggaaaTTTGTGGTACCTTTTCTTGTATTTatattctcttcttccttctaccTATATAGTGGCATACAGATCTCTAATGGTTGAAACAATCTACTTGGGTCAGTGAGGATCACATTGTGATTATCCAAGGCCTTAGGCAGGGCCAGTGCCTATGTCCCTAATCTCCCATTCTGATTCTAAGGCCTTGTTCTGacatctttttttgggggggggtgaggtaggatctcactctggcccaggctaacctagaattcactatggagtctcagggtggccttgaactcatggcgatccttcgaactctgcctcccgagtgctgggattaaggcgtgcaccaccatctcTGGCTTTTCTGACTTCTAATTGACTCTTACTCAACACTATATCAGAAGTTGAAGTCAGATGTATGCTCCAGAGACTGTCTTGGCACCAGAGACATTCCCCACTTTCCTGCCACCAGAGGAAGTCCCAACCTGCTCCTGTGTCTCTGGAACACACCTGTACCTGTGCAGACTAGCATGGGTTACAGCAGGTTCAGCTCTTCAGAGTCCCCATCGGATTCACTTCTGTTCTGTTGGCCTGTCGACATCTGAAGTGACCTCTCCACCAAGGACTCACTTCTGCCTGAGAGGTCATTATCATAAATCAGATTATTCAGCAAcaattctttaatttaatttttttttttttacttttatttacttgtaagaaaAGTGAGatagagaagagtgacagagggaaaggatgggcagcataaggacccaggttcaattactgagtacatacataagccagatgaacagagaggtgcatgcatttggagttcttctgcagtggatagaggccctggccttcAATTCCCCTCCCCCCTATCTCTCTttacttctttatctctctctttaaaaaaataaataaatagtaatcaGTGTTTTTAAATAAGTATTGAACCAGACAATTCCACTCACCTCTGAAGTGTGGGTTCTCCATGACCACGTTCCATACAAGAGCACTCAGGCGCTCTTCACAGTCCTGCTGGTCTGGGAGACACACCAGCGTGAAGGCTGTCTTCCTGTCCTTAGGAAGTGATTGTACAAGGACGCACTTGTAACAAGCATCTCTTCCTCATGGAGCTTTTCCAGAACCTTCACCCTGGGAACATCAAAACATTTACATTTTCCGTGTTCTTAGTTCTATCTTAGTCCCTGTTTCCTGTTTTCATGTGGTTGTTGTTTTCTGGTCCTTAGTTGtactcctcctccccagcctccctcTCCAGGTTTCAATGTCCGAACACCAGACCAGGATTGCCAAAACCTCAACCAAGCAGTGCTTGGTCTATCCAGAGCGTTGTGACGTCATTCCTGAATCTTTACTTTCAATTCTTGTAGCCAGGCAATGGTAAGGTCTGTTTCTAGTTACCATAGGAACAGGCAATAACCTGTGGGAGGAGCTTCAGAAGGACAGAACTTCAGAAGGGGCAAGGAAATCCTAAATCCAGCAATAAGACAAGGTCTCCCTCTCAGGAAGGCACTCAAAACAGCCCTGGAACCTACTTTCCAAGATTCAGGACGCCTTTATGACTGAACACTGTGGGATCCTGATGGACCTCTCCCTGAGAGTCATCCACAGACATGGACTTGTGGAGGTTTCAAGTTTCACTTTTCCTGAGTTGTGATGGTGATTGCGTCATTGTCTCGTCATCCCAGGTCACTTTACTGCCAGGTGTGACACTTATCCTGATTCCACAGAAGAGGCTGTATTAGAGAAATCCAGATCTTGGGTGGAGAAGGACACCTGGTGGATGAGTCATCCTgatatggaaagcaatatgggagTTCCATAAGTCCTTCAAAGTGTGGAGCCACTAGAAGGAGTATGTGGTCTTGAATGATAGGGTTTCCTAATGCgtgtaacatatttttatttgattgagagaaaaaaggagaaacagagggaaggagggagggaggaagggagagagagagagatggagaggagaggagaggagagagagagagacagagaaggagagatagagagagagggagagaaaatgaccatgcaagggcctccaggcactgcaaacaaactccagacatgtgtgttcccttgtgagtttggcttacatgggtcctggagaattgaacctaggtactttgactttgcagacaaattccttacCTGCTAGGTTTTCCTGCAATTTCCACTTGACACATTTAAAACATCTTCCCTtctgttgaagactccacacagGATTACAGGGTCATTAGAGGGAAAAGCACTAGTTTTAGAGAATTAACAGCTTCACAATTTGGGGTAATAGTAATCTTTTTTCCTCACCGTTTTATCCTTTTGAATGTTGGTTTTTCCTTCTGTGTTTGAGATCATagtttgtatagatacatcatgtgctggtaccatcttttcccttctcccagcccccattccactgagcgccctcctcagtgggattgctggtattcaccatggggtcccTGCTACTGGAGAAGGTTATATACACCTTTTTAaagtgcattttatttatttatttgtaggacatagaacaaagacagagagagagagagagagacagagagagagattccagGATCTATAGtcattgcaaactaactgcagatgcatgtaccactttgtgcatctgggttaatatgggtactagggaattaaatccaagttattaggcttcacaggagagtgtcgtaactgctgagacatctctctagcgtCAAGGATCTGCATTTCTAAAGGTCATGAAAAAATGAAGCTCCTTGAGGCATCTGTCTCATTGCAATTTTAATTGCATCTCCAAAGATATCTTGTCAATATAAAGTGCCATATTTATGGACCCCAGGGATGAGGGGAGTGGGCAGTTTTCAGATCAATACTCTGTGTGTAAGTCTGGCATGTGTATCTCATGGAGTTACATTTATCCTCAGTGTAAAGCATGGTGATCCCATTGCAAGTTCACAAAACACCTTACCTGATTTTGTATTTGAGTCAAAATTAAATTGTTTTCACAATCTTACTAACTTTACAGTCCCCAAAAATATCATCTGAAATATCTAGATCAGGGCCAGggagaaagcttagtggttaaggagctgaCTGGCAAAGACAAAGCTCCCAGGTTCAgtgccccagtgcccacataaagcaggatgcacaagctggcacatccatcaggagtttgtttgcattggctagtggccctgaagctcacattttctctctttacctcccctttctctctctcaaataaataactaaaatatctaAATTATGTATGATAAGGTTCTAGAATAAGCTATTCTGAAGCACATTTGTCTATCTGTATATTTCTGGAACTCCTTATGTGCTCTCAAAAACAAAGTGGGTGAGAAGCCTAGGACTAATGGCTGTTTGTTAAACTATATGTTGCAGAAAGAAACTATTACCTTAATAGTATCAGCAGACATTCTCCTCAAAATAGAAAATCACAAACCAATATTCTAATGAGTATATGTGTATTAATTCTCAATGATATATTTCAGGctccatttttaaatgtttcaacCATAGAAATGGAAGCAGAAGACCTCCAGGGTTCACACTCAGTCCACCTCATTGCAGTTCATATGCTCCTGGTCCTTCATTGATCTTTGTCTATAAAAAATTGGATGGTCTtgatgaggaagacacccaaggtTGGACCATGGCCACCACATGAAGGTGcaaaacaaacagacacacacagaaagacacacacacacacaccttaaagAGTATTTTCTGATAAAGTTACACAGGATTGGTTTAAcctacacaaatcaataaaagtaacAGGACACATAAAAGCATGCAAAGACAAAAATGTGATCATCCTAATTGTTACAAAGAGCTCTTTCTTCAAAAACCAATACTCATTAACTTTGAAAGCACTGATGTACGTGGGATAGAAGCAATCCATCTCAACACATCAGTATCATATATGACCAAGATGATAAACATGGGCAGCAGaatggcaaaataaaaaaaagcccaAAGAATTGGAAGCATTCATATGCACAAATATCCAACTGttgaggaagaaatcagagaaccaACCTCACAATGACCTCAAGAAATGAAATGACTTACAGTATGTCTAACCAAGGAACTAGGGACAtgtgcaatgaaaacataaaagaaaatctcaagaaagaaattgaagaatgaaactagatggAAATATCACATGCTCATGTATtgggagaattaatattgtgaaactgACTATCTTACCAAAACAAACTAAGGGTTCAACACAATTATCAAAACTTCAATGCAATTTTTCATATGACTAAATGATGCTCACAAATCTTTTGGAAGCATAAAAGATAGTAATGTATTCTGTGCATAAAGAATGATTcttgtgctggagaggtggcgtagTGGTAAAGCACTTCCCTGTGTAGCTTAAATTCACCAGttcaatgcttgattccccagaacccaagttagccagatgcttaagggggaacatgtgtctggagttagtttgcagtggttggatgcattggcatgcccattcattctctttctctccctctctctctctctctctctcacacacacacacacacacacacacacacacacacacacacacacacacattctctgacTCCttatgtctgtcgctcttaaataaataaataaaattaaacaaacaaaattttaaaaatgttttagaaaaagaatgcttttggagatatcaccatacctgatttcgaCGTATTTTACAGCATTGACCTTATAAGCTTTTATTCTACATTTTGTGAATATTATTAATTGTTTTACACCATTGTTCATCCTTTTTTATGTTAATGATTGGAAATTATGCACTCTAGTTTTACATTACTGTATTGTAATAGATTAGTGTATCGCTAGTCCGTTGTACATTAAATTAGTTATATATATTTCAGAATGCTATGTTTGTCAAGATTCACTACAGTATGTACATATATGGTTTACAGGGCTATTAGATAGGCTTACACATTAAGGGATAGATGGTGAAAAGTGTCTACACAGTGGAGTTGCTGAGAACCCAGTTGATGCTCAGTTCATAGAGTAAGATCTCTCAGCAGTCTCAAGCTAGTGTTGGAGGCCAGATTTGTGGATAGTCACTGCTCTTCATTGCACATTGGAAGCCTGGATGAGCTGGATTCTGGTGTTGACAAGGGATGGGTTAGCAGCAGCAACATCAAAATAAGTGCTCTTACAGGCAAGCAAGCAGTACTGATTTTCCCTCGGATATATTTATTACTGGTCTGTCCCCAGACGTTGGTGCCTGGGGGAGGATCTTCTCTCCCCTAAGCTATTGCATCCTGGAAATGCCatcacagacctgcccagagtGATGCACATTAATTTCTCCCAGACTCAATCAGGTGGACAATGAGATTGACCATCACACCACTCTACGTGAATTTCAAGATCAATTCGTTATTCCATCATAACATTTTCCTTATAATATTGACAATTGTACATTTATTGCTTGCTCTTTGGTGGGACAAATTACTTGAATAGATGAAACATCAGGAAATAAAATCTTGATTTAGATTTGAATTTATAGAGGAAAGAATTTTCTTTGTGGCTACAGAGTAGCCTTTTTAATGtgagtgaggggagagagagagagagagagagagagagagagagagagagagagagagagagaattggcgcaccagggtcttcagctaccACAACCGAGTTCAGACACATGCTGCTCTTTGTGCACGTGGGCAACTTGGGTGCTTCtatccccttgtgtgtctggcttatgtgggatctggagagtcaaacaggaatccttagattttgcaggcaagtgccttaaccataatgccatctctccagcctgaagataGAGTTTTTAATGTTAGAGAACGAAAAAAAACATGGCATTATTATGAGGAAACTGACCATAGTCATATAAttcaggaagaagagggaaagagagagagaggaagaaaggaaaaaaagggaagggaaggggaggtggTTATGACAGCTCATTTAGCCCCATCACACACTTCTCCCTGGCATGTTTCATGGCGGTTGTTCTGCAACTTTCCTCGATCACATCATAATCTCTAAATTGGGAATGTGGACATACGAGTATATAGGGAATATTTCCTTTAGATTAAAACCACCATCGTTTTAATATACGTTTCTTTACTGGTTTCTGAATGTTTTTTTATCTGGATGATTATATGAGCATGACAAAATAATTTTGCCATACCCAAATAGTACATATTTAAACCTGAGTCATTAATACTTCAGAAACATAATTCATGGCAAACTCCCCATATCATAGAAAGCCCATAAATTGCCAGAAAATTTTACTTCCCTGGTCACTCTGACTCTAGCCCATCATTGTTTTTGGCTCCTTTTATCTGAATGAATTTGACACATaatttcccctttcttcccttgaATGATGGCCAAACTAGTGGAAGTTGAACAGTGCTTAACCTTTGCCAAAACAAGAGATGTTGGGCTGAAAATTCCAAAGTAATTGTTCAAAAATACACATAGCACAGTGTTTAAATTTCCTTAGTACTGCAACATTTTCCACGAAAACAATCAATACCAATCACATGTGCAATTGCACACTGCTTTTATTATTGCCTGGTGCGAGGAACATATGAGAATGATGTTAGGGGTATATTCTGGAGACAATCGGTGATTAACATGAgtggttcattaggaaaacaggaCAGCCTGGAAGAATGGCACAGACAAGTAATATCCCTTTTAGAGTTCCACTATCTGAGGGCCATGTGTGGTTTCATATGAACAAGTACAGCAGAAGTTAGAAACCTTGGTGTACTGCTGAGGAGCAGGAAGGGGCAGAAGGCTGGGAAGCATGCAGACATTGCAACACTGGCATTGACCAGCCACCTAGTTGTTACACCAAAGAAAGGGTAACATAAAACTAAGATGGCAGAGATCATATATAAGAACACAAAGCTGCTCACCAGGGCAAGGATACTCTGGGTGGCCCTGGCCTCAGGTGATGACCGAGGAGCCAGGGAGCTGTGAATGTGTTGAACCCTCTGCTTGTGCTTTGTGAGCATAAGGACCATGGAGCCACTGGCCCACATCATGATTCCCAAACACACAACATCAATGGAGGCAAATAGGATTGCATTGAATATCCTTGTTAGACTATGGATATCTGCAATAGCACAGTATACAACATCTCTAAATCCTGTGCTATTTTTTGTCCCCAAGATGTCTGTCACAATCACAGGAATACTGGCATTTATTAGCAGTTGCAGGGTCCAGCACAGACCCAAGGAGGAATCAATGATCTTGGGAGCTCTGAACTTGAGCTGTCCCCACTTGGAGTTGCTGGGGCTGATTGTGATGACCTGAAAGACACTCAAGAGTGATGTGGAACCAAGGGATACTCCTCTGGCCACTCTGTGGAAATAAAAGATGAGTTTACACAGAATATCATCTAGAAAATAACTCATACCAAAGGCAGCCATTGTCTGGGGGATTCCTTTAAAGAGAAGAACCATGAAGTTGGCCCAGGTCAGGTGCTTGACAATCAGATCTGTGGGCTTCCCCCGTCTCCCCGAAAAGTCAGTGAGAATGAAGTAGCCAAGGCAGGCGCAGTTCCCTAGTATTCCCAGTGCCGTCTGTGACAGAAACATGATCCCCATGGtcaggtttatgggggacatctgtcACCTTCCCGTAGTGTCTCTCAGCATCAGAGGCACAGGACCCTTCACTGACAAGCAGGGCTACTTCCTGTATGACATGTACAATATTACATCCACCTGTAACCATAACTTCAATTAATCAGTGATAGTAAATTTACCGTTTTTCATAAGTTTCATAGTATTTCCTAATTTTTCAGATGTAGGTAGATATTAGTCATGGTAATTCCATGAAACATAAACCATATATTTTTCTTGTCAAGAGGTTTTCATCATCCTTTACAAATAACATCTGCCTTTAATTTAACAATAACTTATCCACAGTTTCAAATTGAGAGAGTTATCCTGGGTGAAAATATGAGTCAGGTTTTCTAGAGCCACTATAGGAAAACAGTGCAGATTTGCTAGAATTCAAGTGTCTGCAGTAAATGAAATAATGACCCTTAGAATATAGgatagaagattttttttcttggtaaatACTAGTTATTTCCAACTATGCACTTTCCACCTTTTTTGAATCAgttcttaagtatttttttttaaactgcttaAGTGTGCTTctattttttgggtgggggggggcggagtAGGATCTTGCtggagacagcaagcatgccatttcaggatcatgaggaatcaagtgctgaagagctgcttgacatacttccagcccagctgtctcttccttgaagtccaatgtggcccctctacagaaaaatctttggctctctatgctacagaaatatgtggttttctgtataatgtttgtctttctctgtttcacttggtgtcccaatctctaaatttacttttccagtaaaaattggtgttggtaaagtgttggtcaatgtatctgaaagaggctctggcatagaattggaaaaataagaaaatgggtcaaagataattgttttctttaaaggccttaagAAATTCAGGCatggaggaaacaatgaacctcctggaaaaatgtaaacattgttatatgactcatctttctaaatggtggcaattgcaattgactctttaccaagaattcttacagaaaaacaaccgaagtcagaaatagttcaattggggggaccaaagtctaaatattggagggacgtgaaaaggaaaattcaaaataaataattaaaggataagtggatctgctggatcaatgattaatgatgggaagcccaaTTTGTGGCtgttttacctctcacctttaatagagtaattgaaagtggaagtccaggaaatcacaagtgcttgaccacacatacatggggaaaatgtgaaaacagttaatctttacaggggcctgacgactttacttgaggtgaagaattatgggattgtttgatgataaggaataacaaaaagtttctatgaattctgtaaaattgtacctttcttgaagtttgttcttgcatgacatgatcagaaattagaagactgagactaagagctgtggcagcagaaaagcagagaaatatagaagcatggaagcatagaaacagggaaaaacaggaaacagaaaaaaagacaaaaaaatagaaaaagaaaaaacaagaaaaaacagaaaaatagaaagagaaaaaaaaaaaaaagaaacagaaaagacggcagagagaaaaagaaaaactcagctgcctgctgcattagcctgtcagcttgcacgagaacttgacttcgagtcgttatttcgccgctccctttcacacctctctttggggaccctccttcaaaccagggctggaccccggcaggatctcactttagcccaggctgacctggaactcactttgtacttCCAGTCTGGCCTTTAACTTGTATCAATTCTCCTCCCTGTGCATCCCGAGAACacatattaaaggcatgcag carries:
- the LOC101612551 gene encoding vomeronasal type-1 receptor 4-like, whose translation is MSPINLTMGIMFLSQTALGILGNCACLGYFILTDFSGRRGKPTDLIVKHLTWANFMVLLFKGIPQTMAAFGMSYFLDDILCKLIFYFHRVARGVSLGSTSLLSVFQVITISPSNSKWGQLKFRAPKIIDSSLGLCWTLQLLINASIPVIVTDILGTKNSTGFRDVVYCAIADIHSLTRIFNAILFASIDVVCLGIMMWASGSMVLMLTKHKQRVQHIHSSLAPRSSPEARATQSILALVSSFVFLYMISAILVLCYPFFGVTTRWLVNASVAMSACFPAFCPFLLLSSTPRFLTSADRKTAFTLVCLPDQQDCEERLSALVWNVVMENPHFRGRSESLVERSLQMSTGQQNRSESDGDSEELNLL